The sequence GTCAATAGAACCCTTAGATAGCTCGCTATCTGCGGAACCTGTTTCCTTGTCTAACTAAAAATATCCGTCGCATATTTGGACTTGTTATTTATTTTCAGATACCTCATGTGTTTATTATACACATTAATCTAAAAATAAATCGGTAACCTATGTTACATCAAAGGAGCAAAAACTCTTAGAATACTTCTAATTACTCGTATTCCCCAACTAACATTTTTACATTCCTCTAAAGTAACTTCCTTACAAGATTTTAAAGTTTCTAGAAAATCCCTCTTAATGTCCATAACAGACTTAGTTTTGTATAACCAAACTCCACATTCAAAGTGGAAATATAAACTTCTATAGTCTAAATTTATTGTACCTACTATACCAAGCTCGTCATCGCATACAAAAGTTTTAGAGTGTATAAACCCTGGAGTATATTCATATATTTTTACCCCAGCCTCAATTAATTGATCATAGTAAGACCTTGTTAATATATGCACAGCCCACTTATCTGGAACATATGGAGTTACTATTCTAACATCAACTCCATTTTTTGCTGCTATTACTAATGCATTTGTAACTTCATTATCTACAATAAAATATGGCGTGTTTATATACACATAATCCTTTGCCTTATTTATCATATTTAAATATACTACTTCGCCTACTCTTTCTCTATCCATAGGACTATCACCATATGGTTGAACATATCCATCTGCCTGAATTTCTTCATCTAGATTTGGAATATATCTATACTTCTCATAATCATCTTCAACCTTAGTATAATAGTCCCACACTTGAAGAAACATTATGGTTAAATTCCATACAGCTTCTCCTTTTATCATTATTGAAGCATCTTTCCAATATCCAAAGCGTTCTATTCTGTTGATATATTCATCCGCTAGGTTTATTCCTCCGGTAAAACCAGTATGTCCATCTATGACCAATATTTTTCTATGATCTCTATTATTATGTCTTACTGAGACAACTGGATTTACTGGGTTAAAGACTACGCATTTAATTCCTAACTTTTCTAGTTTTTCATTATACTTTCGTGGCAGCTTACTTAAACAACCAAAGTCATCATAGATAACCCTTACATCGAGCCCTTGCTTAACCTTCTTAACCAATATATCTAAGATACTATCCCACATTAGTCCTTCTTCAATTATAAAATATTCTAAGAAGATATATCTTTCAGCCTTATTAAGTTCCTCAACCATTCTTTTAAATTTCACTTCACCTGGACTCAAATACTCAGAATATGTATTTTTATATATTGGGAAAAGAGATTGTTTTTGAATATAGTTAGCTTGATTAAATACGTGTTTATCTTGCTTTTCTAATTCTTTTAATATGTCTGTATCTTGCTTTAACAAAGGAAAGGTATCCTCATAAATCTGCTTTGTAGCTTTTGCAAATTTCTCACTTATTTTGCTAGTACCAAAAATTAAGAATATAATCACTCCACCAACTGGTAACCCTAATACTGGTATTGCCCAAGCTAGCTTATAAGAGATTTCTTCTTCTCTACTTATAATCCATAACAGTGCTACTATGCTTAACGCTAGAAAGCCAATATAAATGTATAAAAAGTAATAGCTTAATCTTAAAAATACAAAGATTAATGCTGCTACCTGCAACATTATTAATGAACCTATAATAAACATTCTGCTAAAGACTACCTTTAAAAATTCTTTCATAAAATAAATACTCCTATTATAAAGTGCCTTCTAAATTAATTTATGTGTTTACATACAATTATATCATATAAGTTGATTTTAAATATTAAATTTGTCTTATTTTCATTTCGCTTCCATATGAAACCTTGATTGCTATAAATTTCTTATATTTGTTTTGATTTTTAATATTTTCGTAAAAAAATATTAAAAATCAGTAGACATTCTCAATGTTTCTCAATATAATATAAGTATATTGTAACTTAAGTTAATTAAATATTCTATGAAGACAATGGCGTTTTCAAAAAAAAGTAGGGTTATTGGACAAGTGTCTCTACATTTTTTTGGGACGCATTTTTATTTATAATAAGTTAAGGAGAGGATTTACATGAAAGATTTAACTAAATTATTCGGGGAAAACGTGTTTAATGATTCAGTTATGAAAGAACGCCTTCCAAAAGATACTTATAAGGCTTTAAGAAAGACTATAGAAGAAGGAACTCCTCTAGATTTAAGCATAGCTAACGTTGTTGCTCATGCAATGAAAGAATGGGCTATGGAAAAGGGTGCTACTCACTTCACTCACTGGTTCCAACCATTAACAGGAATCACAGCTGAAAAACATGATGCATTCTTAAATCCTGCTGGAGATGGAACAGCTATATTATCTTTTTCAGGTAAAGAATTAATTCAAGGAGAACCTGATGCATCTTCATTCCCATCAGGTGGATTGAGAGCTACTTTCGAAGCTAGAGGATATACAGCTTGGGATTGTACTTCACCTGCTTTCGTTAAGGATGGAAGTCTTTGCATACCTACTGCTTTCTGTTCTTACAATGGAGAAGCATTAGATAAGAAAACTCCTTTACTTCGTTCAATGGAAGCTTTATCAAAAGAAGCTACTAAAGTTTTAAAGGCTCTTGGTAATACTGAAGTTAACAGAGTAATAACTACTGTAGGGCCTGAACAAGAATACTTCCTAGTAGACAAAACAATGTATGATCAACGTAAAGATCTTATATTAACTGGTAGAACTCTATTTGGCGCAAAAGCTCCAAAGGGACAAGAATTAGAAGATCATTATTTCGGAACAATAAAGCATAGAGTTTCAGAATACATGAAAGAATTAGATGAAGAACTTTGGAAACTTGGTGTAAGCGCAAAAACTAAGCATAACGAAGTTGCTCCTGCACAACATGAATTAGCACCAATATTTGCTACAACAAATATTGCTACTGATCACAACCAATTAACAATGGAAACTATGAAGAGAATTGCTTTAAAGCATGGTCTAGTTTGCCTATTACACGAAAAACCATTTGCTGGAATCAACGGTTCTGGTAAACACAATAACTGGTCAATGGCTACAGATACTGGAGTTAACTTATTAGAACCAGGTGCTACACCACAAGATAATAAGCAATTCTTATTATTCTTAAGTGCTGTAATTGAAGCTGTTGATGAATATGCAGATTTATTAAGATTATCTGCTGCTAACCCTGGTAATGATCACAGACTAGGTGCTAACGAAGCTCCACCTGCAATCATATCAATATTCTTAGGAGATCAATTAACTGAGGTTCTAAGACAAATTGATGAAGAAACTCATGATGATTACAAATCAGCTTCTAGCTTATCAATAGGAGTTTCAACATTACCAGTATTCAAGAAGGATGCTACTGACAGAAACAGAACATCTCCATTTGCTTTCACTGGAAACAAATTCGAATTTAGAATGGTTCCATCTGCTGGTTCAATAGCAGGTCCAAACGTTGTATTAAATACAACTGTTGCTGAAATATTAAGCAAATATGCTGCTAGATTAGATGCTGCAAAAGATGTAGATGCTGAAGTAGATGCTATAATAAAAGAAACTATAAAAGCTCATAAGAGAATCATATTCAATGGTAACGGATATTCAGACGAATGGGTTGAAGAAGCTGCTAAGAGAGGTCTTCCAAATATAAAGAGCACAGTAGAAGCTAACCTTGCATTCATCTCTGAAAAGAATATAGACGTTATGAAGAAGCATTCAGTATTATCAGAAGTAGAAATGCATTCACGTTATGAAATAGGTCTTGAAAACTACATTAAGACTATCAATATAGAAGCATTAACTGCTTTAGATATGGCTAAGAAGCAATACTTACCAACTGTTATTAAGTATTCAACTTCTTTAGCAGAATCTATAAACACAATAGTTGCAACTGGAGTTGGCGCTGATGTATCAGTTCAAAGTGAATTATTAAAATCAGTATCTGCTTTAACTGCATCTGCAAGCGCTAAAGTTGTTGCTTTAGAAGCTGCATTAGCTAAGGCTGAAGCTACTGAAGATTTATACAAAGAAGCATATAGCTATAGATATGACGTATTTGAAGCTATGCAAGCATTAAGAGAAGATATCGATACACTTGAAACTATGGTAGACAGCAAGTTCTGGCCAGTACCAAGCTACACAGATTTATTATTCTCTGTATAATAATATAAACTAGAAATAACAAGTCCAAACACTAAATGGGGTATAGATTAAACGCAGTAAGTATATAAATAAGGGCTATTTTGATTTTAAAAAACTGCCGTTAGAAGAATTCTTCTAACGGCAGTTATATTTTGCAATTATTTTTGTATGTTGTTTTTTCTAAGATAGGTCCCTGTCCTAGTTTCTTGAATATATACATCTATTTTAGGTAAATCTACCTCTATAGCTTGTTTTATTGCTAACTCTCTGTCATATTCTACTCTATGAAAAGATATTGAAAAATTGGATACTTCTTTACTTCCATAGTTTCCTTCTAATATAACATAAGATGGCATTGGAGTATTATCATAAGGTGTTCCTACGCTTCCTACATTAAATAAAATTTTTGTACCTTTTAGATACTTTACATAAGCTTCATGCACATCTCCATATCCTACAATGTCAGACTCCCTTTCTTCATCATCAGCAGCCCTTTTAAGCTTAGGTATTTCAAACATTCCGAGCTTATCTTCAACTGGAGAGAAATTCTGAACTCTACTAAATAAATCATGTGGATGAGCATGAAACAACCTTACATACTTTCCACTAAGGTAAAAGCTAATCGTTTCTGGTAACCCAGCCAGATACTCTAATCTATCTTTAGGTATCCTTTCTCGGTACCATTGTCCATGTTTAGATAATGGATCTGAAAGAAATTTATCCCAATTACCTGTAATCACTGTATCGCATTTTTCTCTGCACATATCTATAACATCTGAAAAATTAGCTCCTTTTCCCACAATATCTCCTAAGCATATTATCTTGTCTGCACCATTAAGCTTAATATCTTTAAATACCGCTTCAAGAGCCGGTTTATTACCATGTATATCTGAAATTATTGCAATCTTGGTCAAACTCTCACCACCTTCTCCATAATAAGAACTCTGTAAAAACAAATAAGTCCATCAGCAAGAACTATTACGATTGATTATTTATTTTCACCCATCTAAAGTCATTAATTAATTTCTATATTTATGATTGCACTTCATATATAAATTATACTCCATATTTACTTTGGCCAAAATAGGACAATTGAAAATAAATGACATATAAACTTACTTACTTATTTATTAATAATCTTAATGCTAATAATTAAATTTATATAGCATTTTCAGTTCTTATATTATATAATAATTACTATTAAGTAATAAATAATATTATTAATTTAAAAGAGGTGGATTTAATTGAGATTCTCGCTTAAAATTGCTATTAGATTTTTAAAGTCAAATAAACTTCAAACTTTATTGATTGCTCTCGGGATTGCAATAGGCGTATCTGTACAAATATTTATAGGAACTCTTATCCAAGGTCTCCAAAAAAATTTAATTAACAAAACTGTTGGTAACGCCCCACAAATCACAATATCATCAAATACTGATGTTAAAACTATTTCAAATTGGGAAAGCAAATACAATACTATAAAAAATAATAATAAAATAGTCGCCTCAACTCCATCACTAACTCAACCAGGATTTATAAAAATAAATAATAGAATTGAATCTATCCTAGTCAGAGGATTAAAATTTGACGATGCAGAGAAAATATATAATTTAAAGAAAAACTTATATGATGGAACTATTCCAAACAGAAAAAATGAAATTCTTATAGGAAAGGCTTTAAGAAAAGAACTTAATCTGAACAAAGGAGATATTATTGATATAATTACACCAAATGGTACTAAAGACCGATATACTATAACAGGTTTTTATGATTTAGGTACATCAGCTATAAATAAAAGTTGGATTTTAACTAATATTGAAACAGCTCAAGTTAATTTTAATCTTGGAAATACAATTAATTCTGTTGAAGTTAAACTTGATGAAAAAGATATCTTCAACGCTAATAAAATAGCTAGTGAAATAAGTAAATCTCTTAATGATACTAAATTGAATGTTGATAGTTGGGAAACTCAAAATTCCGAACTACTTAGTGCTTTAAATGGACAAAGCATTTCTAGTAATATGATTCAATTTTTTGTATTGTTATCAGTAATCTTAGGAATAGCTTCTGTTTTAGCAATTTCGGTAGTTCAACGATCAAAACAAATTGGAATATTAAAAGCTATGGGCGTAAAAGATATAACTTCTAGTCAAATATTTTTGCTTCAAGGTCTAATTTTAGGTTTTATCGGTGGATTTATAGGAATATTATTGGGTCTTGGTTTATTATATTCCTTTAATTCTTTTGCACTTAATGCTGATGGTTCTCCTATCGTGCCAATATATATAAATTATAGCTTTATCACTATTTCCTTTATAATTGCAGTGTTATCAGCTACAATTGCTGCTGTAATACCTGCTAAAAAATCATCAAAATTGCAACCAATGGAGGTAATTAGAAATGGATAATGTAATCTCTATAAAAAATATTAATAAAGTTTATGGAAATGAAATTAAAACTCATGTACTTCACGATATAAATTTAGATTTTGCAAAAGGTTCTTTCTCTTCTATAATAGGACAATCCGGAAGTGGCAAAAGCACATTATTGAATATTATGGGCACCTTAGATTCCCCTTCTTCTGGCGACATAATAATTAATGGAAAATCCACAAAAAATATGAGCAAGAATACTCTTGCAGAATTGAGGAATGATACAATTGGATTTATATTTCAATTCCATCATCTTTTGCCTGAGTTTACTGCACTTGAAAATATTTTGATGCCATACTATATAAAAAATCATAAAAAATCAAAAGAAATATCTGAACGTGCTGAAGAACTATTAAATTTAGTTGGTTTATGGAATGTTAAAAACAATAAACCCATGAATATGTCTGGTGGACAACAGCAAAGAACTTCTATAGCTAGAGCCCTTATTAACAATCCCTCTATAATACTTGCTGATGAACCTACAGGTAACCTTGATTCAGAAACCACAGAAAATATATACGAATTAATGAGAAGTATAAATGAAAATTTCAAAACTACATTTGTTGTAATAACTCATGATAATAGAATTGCCCAAAAAACTGATAGAATAATTCAAATAGGAGATGGCAAAGTACTCTCAGATACATTAAAATAAAACATGGCTGGTAGAAGTTGATTTATTATATTTCTACCAGCCACCTTCTAACTCATTTTTTTAATTCCTATAAATCTTACTTTAAACTTAATTATTTTGTATTTGCCTCTTAGGTTAATATATGAAAAAATCTATAAATTATATCTAAATCTAAGCCTAAGAATACTTTAAGAACATAAATAACACTGATAATAACAATCATTATAATTGCAATCTTTGTAGAATTCTCTTCTTTTTGAATTTCACCTTTAAATTTCATAATTGCATAAGTATCTTGTACCCCTTGAGCTTTTATTGTGTTTCTCTCCATTTGTTTTACTATAAGTACTAATAAAG comes from Clostridium sp. TW13 and encodes:
- a CDS encoding ABC transporter ATP-binding protein, translated to MDNVISIKNINKVYGNEIKTHVLHDINLDFAKGSFSSIIGQSGSGKSTLLNIMGTLDSPSSGDIIINGKSTKNMSKNTLAELRNDTIGFIFQFHHLLPEFTALENILMPYYIKNHKKSKEISERAEELLNLVGLWNVKNNKPMNMSGGQQQRTSIARALINNPSIILADEPTGNLDSETTENIYELMRSINENFKTTFVVITHDNRIAQKTDRIIQIGDGKVLSDTLK
- a CDS encoding glutamine synthetase III, whose amino-acid sequence is MKDLTKLFGENVFNDSVMKERLPKDTYKALRKTIEEGTPLDLSIANVVAHAMKEWAMEKGATHFTHWFQPLTGITAEKHDAFLNPAGDGTAILSFSGKELIQGEPDASSFPSGGLRATFEARGYTAWDCTSPAFVKDGSLCIPTAFCSYNGEALDKKTPLLRSMEALSKEATKVLKALGNTEVNRVITTVGPEQEYFLVDKTMYDQRKDLILTGRTLFGAKAPKGQELEDHYFGTIKHRVSEYMKELDEELWKLGVSAKTKHNEVAPAQHELAPIFATTNIATDHNQLTMETMKRIALKHGLVCLLHEKPFAGINGSGKHNNWSMATDTGVNLLEPGATPQDNKQFLLFLSAVIEAVDEYADLLRLSAANPGNDHRLGANEAPPAIISIFLGDQLTEVLRQIDEETHDDYKSASSLSIGVSTLPVFKKDATDRNRTSPFAFTGNKFEFRMVPSAGSIAGPNVVLNTTVAEILSKYAARLDAAKDVDAEVDAIIKETIKAHKRIIFNGNGYSDEWVEEAAKRGLPNIKSTVEANLAFISEKNIDVMKKHSVLSEVEMHSRYEIGLENYIKTINIEALTALDMAKKQYLPTVIKYSTSLAESINTIVATGVGADVSVQSELLKSVSALTASASAKVVALEAALAKAEATEDLYKEAYSYRYDVFEAMQALREDIDTLETMVDSKFWPVPSYTDLLFSV
- a CDS encoding metallophosphoesterase family protein translates to MTKIAIISDIHGNKPALEAVFKDIKLNGADKIICLGDIVGKGANFSDVIDMCREKCDTVITGNWDKFLSDPLSKHGQWYRERIPKDRLEYLAGLPETISFYLSGKYVRLFHAHPHDLFSRVQNFSPVEDKLGMFEIPKLKRAADDEERESDIVGYGDVHEAYVKYLKGTKILFNVGSVGTPYDNTPMPSYVILEGNYGSKEVSNFSISFHRVEYDRELAIKQAIEVDLPKIDVYIQETRTGTYLRKNNIQK
- the cls gene encoding cardiolipin synthase, producing MKEFLKVVFSRMFIIGSLIMLQVAALIFVFLRLSYYFLYIYIGFLALSIVALLWIISREEEISYKLAWAIPVLGLPVGGVIIFLIFGTSKISEKFAKATKQIYEDTFPLLKQDTDILKELEKQDKHVFNQANYIQKQSLFPIYKNTYSEYLSPGEVKFKRMVEELNKAERYIFLEYFIIEEGLMWDSILDILVKKVKQGLDVRVIYDDFGCLSKLPRKYNEKLEKLGIKCVVFNPVNPVVSVRHNNRDHRKILVIDGHTGFTGGINLADEYINRIERFGYWKDASIMIKGEAVWNLTIMFLQVWDYYTKVEDDYEKYRYIPNLDEEIQADGYVQPYGDSPMDRERVGEVVYLNMINKAKDYVYINTPYFIVDNEVTNALVIAAKNGVDVRIVTPYVPDKWAVHILTRSYYDQLIEAGVKIYEYTPGFIHSKTFVCDDELGIVGTINLDYRSLYFHFECGVWLYKTKSVMDIKRDFLETLKSCKEVTLEECKNVSWGIRVIRSILRVFAPLM
- a CDS encoding ABC transporter permease, with the protein product MRFSLKIAIRFLKSNKLQTLLIALGIAIGVSVQIFIGTLIQGLQKNLINKTVGNAPQITISSNTDVKTISNWESKYNTIKNNNKIVASTPSLTQPGFIKINNRIESILVRGLKFDDAEKIYNLKKNLYDGTIPNRKNEILIGKALRKELNLNKGDIIDIITPNGTKDRYTITGFYDLGTSAINKSWILTNIETAQVNFNLGNTINSVEVKLDEKDIFNANKIASEISKSLNDTKLNVDSWETQNSELLSALNGQSISSNMIQFFVLLSVILGIASVLAISVVQRSKQIGILKAMGVKDITSSQIFLLQGLILGFIGGFIGILLGLGLLYSFNSFALNADGSPIVPIYINYSFITISFIIAVLSATIAAVIPAKKSSKLQPMEVIRNG